The genomic interval CTCACCTCCAGGCCGAGTTCGCTTTTGAGGCAGGTCTGGACCATCTCGGTGGCGATGCCCTTGGCGATGTCGAAGAACTTGCACAGGCCGATCAGGTCAAAGCCCACGATCTGCAGCTTCTCGTCGGTGATGGCCTTGACCCAGGAGTCGAGATCGGCCTTGCCCTCGCGGATCAGCATGCCGTAGGTGCCCATGGACATGTGCCCGCCGGCGATGGCCCAGGCGTAGCCGGGATTGGTTTCGGGCTGGTAGGCGGCGATCTCCAGGCCCTTGACCTGGTAGGCGTAGGTCGTTTCGCCGATGCTTTGGGAGAGCCGCCGGGAGCCCTGGCCGATTTCGGGACAGCGGCCGCGCCCGGTCTGCTCGACCAGTTCCTTGATCTTGGCGAAGGCGCCGAAGGTCGCGCCGTTGAGCAGCGGCCGCTCGGGGTGGCGCGCGTTGTAGGCGAGCACGTAGGAGAGGGTCACGCCCAGGGAAATGGCGTCCATGCCGAGATTGTCGGCCAGATGAATGAGGGCCGCGGCCTGTCCGGCATCGTGCAGGCCGAGGTTGGTGCCAAGCAGATTGAGGGGCTCGTAGTCGAATTTGGCGAGGAATTTGCCCGGTCTGCCGTCGGCCTGGCGCTCATAAATGTTGTTGTGGCAGGTGATGCCGCAGCGAAAGCAGGCCTCGGACTTGATGAGGTAGTCCTTCTCGACATTTTCGCGCAGCAGCTTCTCGGGCAGGTCGTTGCCCTGGGGACGGAAATTGTTGATGGGCACCGCATGAAAGGGTTGCATGACGTCGTAGGCGCCCCAGGTGCCGCCTCCGCCGCCGCGGCTCACGGGCTGCAGGCGCAGGGAGCCGCCGCCCTTGACGACGCTCAAGTTGACCTGCTTGACCTCCGGGGTGAGGGGCTTGAGCTTGTCGCGGCTCTGCGCCACCAGCGCCAGCACGTTCTTGTAGCCCATGAGGCTTCCCAGGCCGCCGCGCCCGGCAAAGCGGCTCTTGTCCTCCCGGGTGCGCAGTTGATTCTCGGTGCTGCACGCCACCGCGCCGAAGCTCACCTGCGCCCAGTTCTCCCCGGCCGGGCCGATGGCGGCGAAATGGGCATCGGGATAGGCATCATGCAGCGCCATGATCTTGTCGTGGGTGAGCAGGCCACGCAGATGCGCGGCATCCTTGAGTTCCACCACCGGCCCGTTCTCTCCTTCGCGGATCAGCACATAGACGGGCTGTTCGGCGCGGTTCTCGAACACCAGCTCGTCAAGGCCCGTCCACCTGAACTTGGCGCCGAACTTACCGCTTGCCGCCGACCACATGGCCGCCGGCAACCCCTTGTTCGAGGCCTTGATGGGGCTGTAGCCGGAAAAATAGGTGCGCATGCCGGTCATGGCGCTGCTGCCGCTGAGCAAGCCGATGTTGACGATGAGAGGATTTTCGGCGCAGTAGGCTTGAGTGATGCGCCGCGCGGCGAGATCCTGAAAGGAGCGGCCGAAGCCCCCCAGCACATCCTCGAGATTGCGGCAGGGCACATCCGCGTGGGTCACGGCGCCGCTCGCCAGATCGACGACGGCGCGGCGGTAGAGAATCTTGTGCGGCTCGCGAACGGGATCGGTGGTCAGAATGTTCATGGTGTCGGCTCCCCCTGTGATGAAAAGATGACGCAGGTTTTCAGCCCCCGTCGAGCAGGGGCAGGATCATCAGGCAGTCACCGTCGCGCAGTTCCTGTTCGACGCTGACATGCCGGTCGTTGACCACCACCGTGCCGAGCAGATGCTCGGAAAATCCCAGGTCCCGCACCACCTCGGCGATGCGCGTACCTTCGGGATACGCGCGGATCTCGTCCTTGAAACGCCCGATGCGAAACACGCCGTAGAGCTTGACGCGGATGTTCACCTGTGCACCTCAGGGCGCCGTGTAGGCGGTCTTGACGACGGTGTAGAACTCGCGGGCGTAACTTCCCTGCTCGCGCGGCCCGAAGCTCGACCCCTTGCGCCCGCCGAAGGGCACATGATAATCGACCCCGGCGGTGGGCAGGTTGACCATCACCAGCCCAGCCTGGGCGCGACGCTTGAAATCGCTCGCGTGCTTCAGGGAGGTGGTGACGATGCCCGAGGTCAAACCGAAGGGGGTGTCGTTGGCCGTGGCCAGGGCCTCCTCGTAGTCACACACGCGGATCACGGCGGCGATGGGGCCGAAGATTTCCTCGCGGTTGATGCGCATGTTGTTGCGGGTTTCGGTGAACAGCGCGGGCGCCAGGTAATAGCCCGGCGTCTCGCGCCGCGGAAGCTCGCCGCCGCACAAGAGGCGCGCGCCCTCCTCGCGACCGAGGCGCAGATAGTCCAGATCCTGATCGAGCTGCGCCTGGCTCACCACCGGGCCGATGTCGGTGCCCGGCTTGAGGGCGTCATCGACGCGCAGGGCCTGCATCCGCTCCATCAGCCGCTGCACGAAGCGATCATGGATGCCTTCGGTGACGATCAAGCGGCTTGAGGCCGTGCAGCGCTGGCCGGTGGAATAGAAGGCGCCCTGCACGGCGCAATGCACCGCCACTTCGAGATCGGCGTCGTCGAGCACCACCAGGGGATTCTTGCCGCCCATCTCCAGTTGCACCCTCGCGCCGCGCGCCACGAGTCGAGGCGCCAGGGCGCGGCCCACCTTGTCCGAGCCGGTGAAGCTCAGGGCATCGACGCCCGGCGACTGAACCAGGGTTTCGCCGACCTCGGCGCCCGAACCCATGACCAGATTGAACACCCCGGCGGGCAGGCCGCTGCGGGAAATGATTTCGGTCAGAGCCCAGGCCGAGCCCGGCACCAGGGCGGCGGGCTTGAACACCACGCAGTTGCCGCAGGCCAGGGCGGGAGCGATTTTCCAGGCGGGAATGGCCATGGGGAAATTCCACGGGGTGATGACCGCCGCCACGCCCACCGGCTCGCGGCTCACCTCCACCTCCACGCCGGGACGCACCGAGGGCAGACGCTCACCGCCCAGGCGCAGCGCCTCGCCGGCGAAAAACTTGAAGATCATCCCGGCGCGCGCCACCTCGGCGACACCCTCGGGCAGGGTCTTGCCCTCCTCGCGGGAGAGCAGGCGTCCGAGTTCCTCGCGCCGCGCCAGGATCTCCGTGCCGATGCGATCGAGAAGGTCGTGGCGCTCCTGAATGCCCACCGCCTGCCAGCGTCCCAGGGCGGAGCGCGCGGCGGCGATGGCGGCGTGGGTCTGCGCGCGGTCGGCGCAGGCGTAGACGCCGATGAGATCGCCGGTATCCGAAGGGTTGAGATTGCGCAGTTCCGCTGCTCCCTCAACCCAGGCCCCATCGATAAAGTTCTGGTGGATCATCGGCGCTCCCCTTTGAAGTCCGTGTCAAACTGTACGATTTTGACACAGCAAGGACCGTCTCTCAAGGGTAAGCCGCAGGAAATGTGGGCCCCTGCGCCTAAAAAAAACTCAGCAGCAGGCGGGTGCCCATGAGGGTGAGAAAGATGGCGAAGATTTTCTTAAGGCGACCCACCGGCAGACTGTGGGCAAGACGCGCGCCCAGGGGCGCGGTGCACACGCTGGCCAGGGCGATGCCGAACAGGGCGGGAAGATAAACGAAACCCAGACTGTAGGAGGGCAGCCCGTCCACGGCCAGGCCGTTGAGCAGATAGCCCGCGGCCCCCGCCACGGCGATGGGAAACCCGATGGCCGAGGAGGTGCCGACGGCATGATGCATGGGCAGATTGCACCAGGCGAGAAAGGGCACGGACAGGCTGCCGCCGCCGATGCCCACCAGGCTCGACACCCCGCCGATGACATTGCCCACGCCGAACATGCCGGCCGTGCCGGGCAGGGTACGCGAGGGTTTGGGACGGATATTGAAGAACATCTGCACCGCGACGAAATAGAGAAAAACCACGAAGAAGCCGCCGAGAAAACGGCTGCTGAGCTGCGCCGCCACCCAGCTGCCGCAGAAGGTGCCGGTGAGAATGCCCAGGGAAATGGCGCGCACCACCGCCCAATTGACGGCGCCGCGCGCATGGTGGGCGCGAAAGCTGGAAATGGAGGTGAACATGATGCTCGCCAGCGAGGTGCCCAGGGCCAGGTGCAGGATGTAGTCGGCGGGCATGTGCAGGGCGGTGAAGACAAAGGTCAGCAGCGGCACGATGACGATGCCGCCACCCACGCCGAGCAGTCCCGCGAGCACTCCGGCAAAAGCGCCGGTCGCCAGATAGAGCAGCCAAGCCGTCATTTACCCCTCTCCTTCCAGATCGGCGATGCCTTCCTGTTCGCCCTTTTCTCCCCGCTCGTCCATCCAGGCGACAAGGTCCCGCAGATCAACGGGCAGAGGCTGCCCGACCAGACGCGCCAGGCGCTCGCGGTCGTGGTCGGTCAACGCCTTGCGGCTGCGCAGGCCGGCGAGATTGTTCGCCGTCATCAGCCAGGGCCCCCAGGGCAGATTGTGCTGCTCCCACAGACGGCCCACCTGCAAGGCGATCTCGATGCCCGCCGGGTCGGGATCGCAGGCCACCAAGGCCGGCGCCGGACAAACGGCGAGCAGCGCCGCCACCGCCTGGCGCCACCAGGACGGCGCAAAGCCCGGCACCCAGAGTACGCCGTCGCGCTCCCCCCAGTGCCGC from Geoalkalibacter sp. carries:
- a CDS encoding sulfite exporter TauE/SafE family protein codes for the protein MTAWLLYLATGAFAGVLAGLLGVGGGIVIVPLLTFVFTALHMPADYILHLALGTSLASIMFTSISSFRAHHARGAVNWAVVRAISLGILTGTFCGSWVAAQLSSRFLGGFFVVFLYFVAVQMFFNIRPKPSRTLPGTAGMFGVGNVIGGVSSLVGIGGGSLSVPFLAWCNLPMHHAVGTSSAIGFPIAVAGAAGYLLNGLAVDGLPSYSLGFVYLPALFGIALASVCTAPLGARLAHSLPVGRLKKIFAIFLTLMGTRLLLSFF
- a CDS encoding aldehyde ferredoxin oxidoreductase C-terminal domain-containing protein, translating into MNILTTDPVREPHKILYRRAVVDLASGAVTHADVPCRNLEDVLGGFGRSFQDLAARRITQAYCAENPLIVNIGLLSGSSAMTGMRTYFSGYSPIKASNKGLPAAMWSAASGKFGAKFRWTGLDELVFENRAEQPVYVLIREGENGPVVELKDAAHLRGLLTHDKIMALHDAYPDAHFAAIGPAGENWAQVSFGAVACSTENQLRTREDKSRFAGRGGLGSLMGYKNVLALVAQSRDKLKPLTPEVKQVNLSVVKGGGSLRLQPVSRGGGGGTWGAYDVMQPFHAVPINNFRPQGNDLPEKLLRENVEKDYLIKSEACFRCGITCHNNIYERQADGRPGKFLAKFDYEPLNLLGTNLGLHDAGQAAALIHLADNLGMDAISLGVTLSYVLAYNARHPERPLLNGATFGAFAKIKELVEQTGRGRCPEIGQGSRRLSQSIGETTYAYQVKGLEIAAYQPETNPGYAWAIAGGHMSMGTYGMLIREGKADLDSWVKAITDEKLQIVGFDLIGLCKFFDIAKGIATEMVQTCLKSELGLEV
- a CDS encoding aldehyde dehydrogenase family protein; translated protein: MIHQNFIDGAWVEGAAELRNLNPSDTGDLIGVYACADRAQTHAAIAAARSALGRWQAVGIQERHDLLDRIGTEILARREELGRLLSREEGKTLPEGVAEVARAGMIFKFFAGEALRLGGERLPSVRPGVEVEVSREPVGVAAVITPWNFPMAIPAWKIAPALACGNCVVFKPAALVPGSAWALTEIISRSGLPAGVFNLVMGSGAEVGETLVQSPGVDALSFTGSDKVGRALAPRLVARGARVQLEMGGKNPLVVLDDADLEVAVHCAVQGAFYSTGQRCTASSRLIVTEGIHDRFVQRLMERMQALRVDDALKPGTDIGPVVSQAQLDQDLDYLRLGREEGARLLCGGELPRRETPGYYLAPALFTETRNNMRINREEIFGPIAAVIRVCDYEEALATANDTPFGLTSGIVTTSLKHASDFKRRAQAGLVMVNLPTAGVDYHVPFGGRKGSSFGPREQGSYAREFYTVVKTAYTAP
- a CDS encoding MoaD/ThiS family protein; translation: MNIRVKLYGVFRIGRFKDEIRAYPEGTRIAEVVRDLGFSEHLLGTVVVNDRHVSVEQELRDGDCLMILPLLDGG